A region of the Hoplias malabaricus isolate fHopMal1 unplaced genomic scaffold, fHopMal1.hap1 scaffold_233, whole genome shotgun sequence genome:
AAAGTTTTTTGGAAAGACTCACATGCCCACGAGATGAAATCACAAATGAGAAGGTTCTCTCTATCAGGAAGAAGCCATAGATCCCAGCGAGAATGCCCACGATCTTCCAAAGATAATCCTTCTCTTCCCTCAGGTCAGGATCTTCATGATGACTaacatcatgaagaccaaggatctttaaaaatagattttaaaaaatgctaagAAAACAAAACTCAGTAACCTTAGAACAGTGCACTGATTTACAGTAATGTAGCAGACAATGCAGTGCATAGTGGGAAGTCTAAAGTGAGAACACGTGTTTCATCTTATTTTAGTCACATACACAACTTAAAAAGGCTTGACTTTGATGAACACTGCTAAAAAGTCCTCTGCCTCACAGCTACAGGAACTCTCCTGGTTcaggagttaggtgtgttctccctgtgtctgcacgggtttctaccaggtgttctggtttccagggtgtgttcctgccttgtgcccaattaatctacaggtgctggtcataaatttagaatatcatgaaaaacttgatttatttcagtaattccattcaaaaagtgaaacttgtttattataatcattcattacacacagactgatatatttcaagtgtttatttctttaatttgatgattataactgacagctAATGAAAACCCCTAATTCAGTATGTCAGAAAAATAGAATAGTACTTGTTAGTGATATTAGTGTTGGAGGTGCTACCTCTGGTATCAGATGGAGAAGAGCGTCTCCTGATAGTGTTCCCACAGCCAGGCCCACAAACAGCTGGAGGATGAGAGCATAAGTCTCCGGACAGGAATTAAAAAAGATCAGACATATTCCCAGCATAGAGCCCACTGTGATCAGCAGCACTGCAACTGTACTGTAACCATATccttcaggagagagagagagagagagagagagagagagagacgagagagagagagagagacagagggagagagagagagagagagagagagagagagagagagagagagagagagagagagagagagagagagagagagagagggtgatgTAATGATAACAATAATTCTAGTTTGTGATCCAGTAGGAATGTACAAAATTCATCTGCAAACTGAAGTAAAACTATGAAGAAATTAGAACAGAGATTATTCTATTCTTCTTcttgatttattattatataagaaACGTAGACATTAACTTAGAAAGTAGAATTTGAATGAAGTGCTCAAGTTGGCcatttgtatataaaaatctAGCTGATTTTTCTAAGAATATATTAaagttaattattttaaacatttcctaCATTTTTTCTACTGTAATTAACTAAGTTAAAAATAAGTAAGGATCTTACTCTCGATGTTGGTGGGGGGAGATCCCTTGGCTGTGGACTGTGAGGGCTCACAGGCGTCACCCAGCAGCTGCTGAATGATGGCTGGACAGATGTGTCTGAAGTGATCTTTGGAGATGGGAGAGTGGGAATCCAGGACAAAGATATCCAGCAGCTGACTGGCTGAAAAACACATCTGTGAGAAGGGGTTTAGAAACAGAACCATTAATACAAGCACCATTTATATGTTATTTGTTATTAGTTCAGCTTTCATGCAAGATCTTTACTTTCAGAATCAGGCTTTATCAGTCAATAGAGTCGACCAGGTTGTTGATTGTGGCCTGTGCAGTGTTGGTCCACTCCTCTTCAGAGGCAGTGCAGACATCATGCTGCAGCATGAGGTGATGGTTGTGGATGAATGGCACAACACTAGTCACGGTGTCTCTCTGTATTCAAAATGCCATCAATAAAACGCACCTGTGTTCTTTGTCTATAACACACACCTGTCCGTACCATAACCCCACCGCCACCAAGGGCCACTCCATTCACAACGCTGACACCAGTGAAGCGCTCACCCACACCACACCATACACACAGTCTGCCATCTGCCCTGTGCAGTGAAAACTGGGATTCATCTGTAAAGAGAACACCTCTCCAACATGCCATACGCCATTGAATAAGAGCATTTACCCACTCAAGTCATAAACGACGACGCACTGAAGTCAGATGGAGATTTCTGACAGCTGTCTTTGGTCGTGTAAACCGACTGTTGCTGCAGCTGTGCGGGGGGCTGTTCCCAGATGAAGAGGCTGGATGTGGAGGTCCTGGGCTGGTGTGGTTACACGTGGTCTGAAGTTGTGAGGCCAGTTGGGTGTACTGCCAAACTCTCTGAAACACCTTTGGAGACGGATTACGGTAGAGAAATTCACAGGCAACAGCTCCGGTGGACATTCCTGCAGTCAGCAGCCAACTACAACTCCCTCAACGCTTACGACATCTGTGGCATTGTGCTGTGTGATAAAACTGCACATTTAAGATCGGCCTTATATTGTGGCCGGCCTAAGGCACACCTGTGCAATAATAATGCTGTCTAATCAGCATCTTAATATGCCACACCGGTGAGGGGGATGGATTGTCTCGGCAAAGGAAGAGTGATCACTAACACAAATTTAAATGTCtgaacaatatttgagagaaaaaagCTTGGATCTTTGgatctgtgtttatatttttgttcagtaaaGTTTATCCCTAAGGTGTttgatggggttgaggtcaggactctgtgtgTTCAGACAGAGTGGTGCCACTGAACTCTGTAGGAACAGTTTGAGGAAGGCCCTTTTGTGACTGCATGACAGCATGACtgcaaggtccataaaggcatgactgggtgaatttCTTGTGGATGAAGTTGTTTGGCCATGAACATCATGTAATAAAGCTTCCAGTCTTTTTGTAATACCTTGCTCAAATTCAAATCaaaggcagcacggtggcgcagcaggtagtgtcatagtcacacagctccagggacatggaggttgtgggttcgattctcgctccgggtgactgtctgtgaggagtgtggtgtgttctccctgtgtccgcgtgggtttcctccgggtgactgtctgtgaggagtgtggtgtgttctccctgtgtccgcgtgggtttcctccgggtgactgtctgtgaggagtgtggtgtgttctccctgtgtctgcgtgggtttcctccgggtgactgcctgtgaggagtgtggtgtgttctccctgtgtctgcgtgggtttcctccgggtgactgtctgtgaggagttggtgtgttctccctgtgtctgcgtgggtttcctccgggtgctccggtttcctcccacagtccaaaaacacacgttggtaggtggattggcaacttaaaagtgtccgtaggtgtgagtgagtgtgtgtgtgtgtgtgtgtgtgtgtgtgtctgttttgctctgtgaaggactggcgccccctccagggtgtattcccaccttgcgcccaatgattccaggtaggctctagacccaccgcgcccctgaactggataagagcttacagataatgaatgaatgaatgaaattcaaaTCAGCTTGCAAATCTAATGTGAGCTGAATACAGCAGACATGTACTTAACACACTTGTTCCAGACTGTTCCTCTCACTTTGACAACTGAATATTAACCATCACCGCACCTGTGTCCAGTCCCTGGATCCTTTCATTAACTCCTGGCTGCACGTGTCTGGTAAGTTTGGGATGAGGCCTGTAGTGCTCCGCCTCTCCCTGCCATTCGAGTTATGAGGCACGCCTCCTCCGACACCAAGCTGGCTCAATAACTGCTCCAAATCTGAATAGAAGATGAACAACATGAATATACATAAATGACTGTGAACCACTGGAACGGTGTTCTGGAGTGGAGTGGTGGAAGTCCAGTACCTCTGGGATCATTTGGAATGGAGTTCATGATCCAGAGCTCATCCAAACCTGACTTCACTAAACTTAATATGGTTCAATGTAATCAGAATATGTTCTACACTGAAGACTTGGTGCACCACTTTTCACattgtttctgagtgtgtgtgtgtgtgtgtgtgtgtgtgtgtgtctgtttaccCACGATATGCAGGTTGCTGGTGCGGTTGAGAGACTGGAAGATGTAGTCAGTGAAGAAAGCAGGTGAGGGGAGGTTTCTTTTGCTCACGCAGTGACCCGAGCGGAGGTGATAAATGACAGCTGCTGCCAGtcgaggaacagaggaggagttCACACCTCTGTTGTCCATCACTCCCACATCCTTCATCAGGTGAGCTGCATCGACACACTGAGAACACAACAGCCTGCGTTCAGTCTCTTGTGGATGGGAGCAAATGCCTGATGAGTAAAGCAACATAAgcccaaggtcaccatgcccaatgagGGGTGTACAATTTAGAGAGAAGTTCACAAAGTCagtgttaattattatttattattttcttttaaataatcaatattGTTGCATTAATGCTTTGGGGCaatactgtatgtaaatatggtcatgccaataaagcttattgAACTGAAATTAAAATTGATGTGAGCATTAACCTGTGTGAATTTGGAGGCGGGTTCCTCCTGTGGCTGGTAGTTCTGGTTGATGACCTGCAAGATGCTCTCCGTCTCATTGGCTGAGAGGAAACCCCCATCCTCCTGTGGGTGGAGTGCAGTCAGAGACTGGAGACAGTGGGAGAAATTTGGAGAGGGAGAAGTGGtagcagaggaggaggaggaggaggagagtgaTGAAGACATGACACTGGAGGAGCAGAGCTGTCTCATGTTGATGATGTAATAGAGGAGCACGGTGGAAATCTTAAGGTAGTCCTCTTTACTAATGTAGTCTTTCTCATCATCCTCCAGTACTGAGAGTACCTGCTTTCCGGAGAGGCACTATGAGCATGAAAAGAAAAAGCACAGGATGAGGAGATGCTCCACcttatcacagacacacacacacacacataaacaaacacacacaataggCCTCTTTGCCTGTGTCTGTGAAGCATGGCACTGTGCCGGGTTTTGAGATTAGTCGACAGCCTTAGCACTcagttaatctctctctctctctctctctctctctctctctctctctctctctctctttcacacacacacacacacacacacacactcaactttGTTTAAAGTACTTGTCTGCATTCCAGGAATTCCTCTTGTGATTCTTTGACcaaaaaatgtaaactgtaaAGTGCCATTCACAGTGTGACTCCTGGAGGTATTTTGTTCATATATCACACAATTCAGCACACTGGCAGCTAGGCTAACAGTCtctacacatacactcacacacgtaTTTAAACACTCAGCaggaaaaaaaggtaaaaatgtCTGTATAGTCCTATCGTTCTTACTGaaaatgtttctgaaaatgTTCAGCATTTGCATATTTAAAGGGGGAGGTACTACTTTGCTTTACtatttttccacaagtgaacacactGCTGGCGTCATAATGAATGAGACACACtatggtcaaaataccacacgGATCAAACACCTCAGcactttctccctctgtctaaacgGCCCAGTTCAGAACGACTGGTTTCAGCCTCCGTGGAGAATGagcctctgtttactttcaagTGCAAGTGCCTAGGAGTTAgtcatttttgctttgttttcacttttttcaATCCCGTTTCTACCATGTTAATATTTTCACTAATTTCTCTGTGCCCATTGTCCTTGTTTTGCTCCACTTACTCCAATATATCTGCACTGAAAATGTAAAGCCTTATTTCTGgatattaaatgtttaatgtgtACATCATGTTAGGTTTCTAAAGGTACATCTTTGCTTCTGAAATGGTGGAAAAGAGGACACGCCCCccggtgggggggggggggtgatgagctctcaCCCCTCGCTGCCATTGtaatgcttagctgaacctgtgtgtgctCTTAGGTCCTTTaaacctttatttgctacacatggggaaacatgggaatttcttttttaattcatccgagaacttacatttacgtttcagcatagctgctcAAGACGAGGGTAGGTACATTAGCGTTGaatgacgtaaacaaggactactgacgtgcagactgaccaattaaatgtttacagagaaggttatcgaccaataacggtagcgctacagtcagaccgtccaatcgtCTCAAGCGAatcaatcggagtaggggagggcgggactagtttgtgaacggaacttctcgaagttctatgtaagctctagaaaaacaaaatcccgggcgtttgtgaaattcctccCGGACATTTattaaagtctaaaaaagaggacatgtccgggtaaaagaggacgtctggtcaccctatacaGGAATGCCCTTGTGGCGGCCATCTTGGCACCATCACTGGGCAGGTATTTCTGCTCATACAAGATGAGACTCTTATTTGACACTCTATTTATTTGAACATGGACAGAACTATAAACATAAAGCTTAAAGCTACAGTAACAATTAAAAGTCACTGGCAAAATCTGACAAAATCTGAATGAATCATTTGTGGAACTCATTTCACAtaacactaaaacacacactggctACTGAGCATGAGGCTGTCTCTAAAATGTGGTTGTGCTTTTCTCCATTACAGATTGCAGCTACCAGTTAGTGACACGCTTTATGATAATTGTACAACTATACTGTGAAATGTGACCTCAGCATTAGCTGATCCGTGACAGtgagcaaacacacactcacactagaaattaggggcagtgaacacacacacacagagtggagAGCAGCCATCCTCTGCACCtggggagcatttgggggttaggcgtcttgctcaagggcactccaggggtgtgtttttgccttgtgcccagtgattccgggcagaTGATGAATGGAACGGCACAGTGTCGCAGCGGGTAGTGTTGCATTCACACaagtccagggacctggaggttgttggttcaagccccactccgggtgactgtctgtgaggagtgtggtgtgttctccctgtgtccgtgtgggtctcctccgggtgactgtctgtgaggagtgtggtgtgttctccctgtgtctgtgtgggtctcctccgggtgactgtctgtgaggagtgtggtgtgttctccctgtgtccgtgtgggtctcctccgggtgactgtctgtgaggagtgtggtgtgttctccctgtgtctgtgtgggtctcctccgggtgactgactgtgaggagtgtggtgtgttctccctgtgtctgcgtgggtctcctccgggtgactgtctgtgaggagtgtggtgtgttctccctgtgtctgtgtgggttttctcccacagtccaaaaatacccgttggtagatggactggcaactcaacaatgtctgtaagtgtgagcgtgtgagtgaatgtgtgagagtgtgtgttgccctgtgaaggactggcgccccctccagggtgtgtacccacttgcgcccagtgattccaggtaggttccagacccaccgcgaccctgaactggataagcagactCAATAGATTTGCATAAAGCTGAGAAAATCAGTTTGGTTTCTCATTTATCACTTACATGTTCAGAAAGTTGTCTCTTACCTCCTCACAGAGCTGCTGGCTTCCACCGATGCGTTCTGGGCACTGTACAACTCTGAAGACCTCACTGACCAGTGCACCCACGTCTGTCCTTCGCAAGTTCACCTGATCTCCCGTTACAGAGGGCAAGCAGCTACTCAGAGCACTGAGAAACCCCAGCAGCGTCCACGGCCTACATAGCCCACGCATTTCAgcaaacacacatgcatacacactcacacacacacacacacacacagacactaacCAAACACCACCCTGTACAGAAGACAGAAACCAGGGAGAAGAATACAGTTTAATCACAAATAGGTGGCTGGTAATATTTAAAGTAAAGTAGCTGAGAATGAGCAAGTGACAAACCatagcacatggagaggagagagaaagagagagggtacGTTTCTTTTGAATACATTGTAATTAAGGGGGTTTCTAATGGCCTCAGAAACAGCAGGAGGA
Encoded here:
- the LOC136681978 gene encoding zinc transporter ZIP12-like, translating into MRGLCRPWTLLGFLSALSSCLPSVTGDQVNLRRTDVGALVSEVFRVVQCPERIGGSQQLCEECLSGKQVLSVLEDDEKDYISKEDYLKISTVLLYYIINMRQLCSSSVMSSSLSSSSSSSATTSPSPNFSHCLQSLTALHPQEDGGFLSANETESILQVINQNYQPQEEPASKFTQCVDAAHLMKDVGVMDNRGVNSSSVPRLAAAVIYHLRSGHCVSKRNLPSPAFFTDYIFQSLNRTSNLHIVDLEQLLSQLGVGGGVPHNSNGRERRSTTGLIPNLPDTCSQELMKGSRDWTQMCFSASQLLDIFVLDSHSPISKDHFRHICPAIIQQLLGDACEPSQSTAKGSPPTNIERYGYSTVAVLLITVGSMLGICLIFFNSCPETYALILQLFVGLAVGTLSGDALLHLIPEILGLHDVSHHEDPDLREEKDYLWKIVGILAGIYGFFLIERTFSFVISSRGH